In one window of Ostrinia nubilalis chromosome 21, ilOstNubi1.1, whole genome shotgun sequence DNA:
- the LOC135082410 gene encoding uncharacterized protein LOC135082410, whose product MDFGICKTHSRTTMLALAVCNVVSLSVATNLVSTLNPEDKISIKRGVALTGLGFAYFTSLFSLLNLAALSTGAGARFRHAYRLSVGDVLDITNKLVSAVQAALSCATGAIVCMWSCTRDFMRSSHFMSEAYAWFGAAYFFYDIWSIGAERRMVSAVQAALSCATGAIVCMWSCTRDFMRSSHFMSEAYAWFGAAYFFYDIWSMYMVYVQMSNSAEWKSRFQKRVSKNGELVLSSGDGARKKPSASFLEYCRHEPVILMHHLFIGGFGFLVIVLVLSSGDGARKKPSASFLEYCRHEPVILMHHLFIGGFGFLVIVYFRGSFGDCTFGFVYLMELSTPFVSLRGILSRLRLKASRLYLANGLAMLGSFLLCRVLSLPYACLLYARARRLPYLEWPLRHPSRPRLKASRLYLANGLAMLGSFLLCRVLSLPYACLLYARARRLPYLEASRLYLANGLAMLGSFLLCRVLSLPYACLLYARARRLPYLEASRLYLANGLAMLGSFLLCRVLSLPYACLLYARARRLPYLEASRLYLANGLAMLGSFLLCRVLSLPYACLLYARARRLPYLEASRLYLANGLAMLGSFLLCRVLSLPYACLLYARARRLPYLEAVKSLPTGCKISICILLLPQLYWFYLMSSGAIKMLLAPRDAPSAGDAKHKRS is encoded by the exons ACGCACTCCCGGACGACTATGCTCGCGCTGGCGGTGTGCAACGTGGTCTCGCTGAGCGTCGCCACCAACCTCGTCAGCACCCTCAACCCTGAAGACAA GATCTCCATAAAGCGCGGCGTGGCATTAACCGGTCTTGGATTCGCGTACTTCACGTCACTGTTTTCGCTGCTGAACCTGGCGGCGCTGTCCACCGGCGCCGGCGCGCGCTTCCGCCACGCCTACCGCCTCAGCGTCGGCGACGTACTCGACATCACCAACAA ACTGGTGTCAGCTGTCCAAGCGGCGCTGTCGTGCGCTACGGGCGCCATCGTGTGCATGTGGTCGTGCACGCGCGACTTCATGCGCTCCTCGCACTTCATGTCGGAGGCCTACGCCTGGTTCGGCGCCGCCTACTTCTTCTACGACATATGGTCCAT cggagcggagcggagaatgGTGTCAGCAGTGCAAGCGGCGCTGTCGTGCGCAACAGGAGCCATCGTGTGCATGTGGTCGTGCACGCGCGACTTCATGCGCTCGTCGCACTTCATGTCGGAGGCCTACGCCTGGTTCGGCGCCGCCTACTTCTTCTACGACATATGGTCCATGTACATG GTATACGTCCAAATGAGTAACAGCGCGGAGTGGAAATCCAGGTTCCAGAAGCGCGTCTCCAAGAATGGCGAACTAGTTTTGTCTTCCGGAGACGGAGCGCGCAAGAAACCCTCGGCTTCCTTCCTGGAGTACTGCCGTCATGAGCCTGTGATCCTCATGCATCACCTTTTCATTGGAGGATTCGGATTCCTGGTCATTGTG CTGGTGTTATCCTCTGGAGACGGAGCGCGCAAGAAACCCTCGGCTTCCTTCCTGGAGTACTGCCGTCATGAGCCTGTGATCCTCATGCATCATCTTTTCATTGGAGGATTCGGATTCCTGGTCATTGTG TACTTCCGCGGCAGCTTCGGCGACTGCACGTTCGGCTTCGTGTACCTGATGGAACTGTCGACGCCGTTCGTGTCCCTCCGAGGCATCCTGTCGCGGCTGCGGCTGAAGGCGTCGCGCCTGTACCTGGCCAACGGGCTGGCCATGCTCGGCTCCTTCCTGCTGTGCCGCGTGCTGTCGCTGCCCTACGCCTGCCTGCTGTACGCGCGCGCGCGACGCCTGCCCTACCTCGAG TGGCCTCTGAGGCACCCGTCGCGGCCGCGGCTGAAGGCGTCGCGCCTGTACCTGGCCAACGGGCTGGCCATGCTCGGCTCCTTCCTGCTGTGCCGCGTGCTGTCGCTGCCCTACGCCTGCCTGCTGTACGCGCGCGCGCGACGCCTGCCCTACCTCGAG GCGTCGCGCCTGTACCTGGCCAACGGGCTGGCCATGCTCGGCTCCTTCCTGCTGTGCCGCGTGCTGTCGCTGCCCTACGCCTGCCTGCTGTACGCGCGCGCGCGACGCCTGCCCTACCTCGAG GCGTCGCGCCTGTACCTGGCCAACGGGCTGGCCATGCTCGGCTCCTTCCTGCTGTGCCGCGTGCTGTCGCTGCCCTACGCCTGCCTGCTGTACGCGCGCGCGCGACGCCTGCCCTACCTCGAG GCGTCGCGCCTGTACCTGGCCAACGGGCTGGCCATGCTCGGCTCCTTCCTGCTGTGCCGCGTGCTGTCGCTGCCCTACGCCTGCCTGCTGTACGCGCGCGCGCGACGCCTGCCCTACCTCGAG GCGTCGCGCCTGTACCTGGCCAACGGGCTGGCCATGCTCGGCTCCTTCCTGCTGTGCCGCGTGCTGTCGCTGCCCTACGCCTGCCTGCTGTACGCGCGCGCGCGACGCCTGCCCTACCTCGAG GCCGTGAAATCCCTACCGACCGGCTGCAAGATCTCCATTTGCATCCTCCTGCTACCCCAATTATACTGGTTCTACCTGATGTCATCCGGCGCCATCAAGATGCTACTAGCTCCCCGCGACGCGCCGTCTGCCGGCGACGCCAAGCACAAGCGCAGCTga